tgatcaatttttcttgaaaatagattagaataaactgtaacaatcttatagaagtgaaagtacttattcaatctcataatcgttggcggaattcgagtcacaaaatctcataaattaaaaaatcttacttattcttttaaaaatctagtacggaaatcatgataggaaaacatcaaaagctttgactcatagatgctcataaaaattcatatgagaatttttttaaatctcatagatattttcgaagctcatagattctcaaaaaaaatattcaatatcttatcagaatttatgagagcttttccacagggctctgtttattaataattttaaatttgtctgatgtctgctacattcacactcatattatttttcactaaatACTAATATGATAATCTTTGGCGTACAATGATTTCCAGCTGTCTGGCCGTTGGATCCCATACTTTTCTACACTTGTCGTTGAAATGCACTTacgaaaagtatttttttaattattaacaaaaaaacttttaaaaaaacatcttCAATTGCTGAAAGTGAatagattatttttacttcGTTGGAATAACTAGAAAAAGGAATCACAATCAATAGACAATTAACTGAATTTTTAGTAGAATGAAATAAACTAAACAAAAAGTTACCTCTAAAGTGCCTTATCGttaatacatttttgattCTATTCGAATGTACTTCAACAgcattgatttaaaattcctGACCATTTTCATACgtcgtaatttaaatattttggtgAACAAcaaattatccaaaaaatatgcataaaaatgaaattattttaaattattattaacactCTGTGCACGTATGTACCCAAATTAACGACGGAATAACGTAAATACGATTGATTATGCAATGAACTcataacttaatttatttttctgataacaataatcatttttacagtaaaaatggTTCTTTCAAAAAGAATGATCAACAAATCTATaactttaataaaacaaattcacAGACATTGctaatttaacatttaaagaTTTTGAATCCGCGAAATAGTAACTTTTTTAGCAAAGTATCAAAAAAAGGAAGATAcaaatatgaataaaataattaatttgtcaaAACTTGaaacaaatctttttttttttcgatgaaatgaaattttttaaaggttggagaaatttactttaataatgCAACTTTCTTCAATAAATCACTGAACTCAATTATTCAGTAAATAAAGTACTCCATGTGGCAGAATTTTCGAATAGCTATTAATTGCCTTTGATTCTTTCAATGAGTCATTATAAAACCGCCACTCCCCTGATAATCTCCGACAATAAGCAATGTAATGAAATGAATGGAATCCGATAGCTCCACATagtctaaaaattaaaataaaagtcattatataaatttttcagttgtacaaataaaatagtaaaattataCTAACCTATAGCATAACTTCATCGCTTCATTTTGTTCAATAGTtaaaaaagttggaaaatctCGTAGCCTGCATTCCATACCTTCATCATCATTAGACAACTTAATATctaattcaatatatatatacgcatTGAGAACTTGTTCGCAGATTTGTGTCTTTTCTTGACAATTTGTGCAGAACCTTTCATATGTACCACTAAAAGTAAGCGCATCTTGCAAATTACCAAATCCCTTATTAATAAGAGTTTTATAGTTAACGCTTAAAGTTGGCCTAGTGGATTGGAAATCATAGCGAGTACAATTTGGTGATGGACATGAAATGTTCTCAAACATACTGGGGACGTTTTCAAATAACTTATTCCACAAGCTACTCACATTGTCTTGACAGTCAATAGCACGTGAGATTTGAATTGGTTTATTTTCCTGGCCATCATTCTATATTGAAGTTTGTTTCTTTTCTTTATCtccgtaaatttttaataaaatagaaaatcgttcttgatattagtttttattcaccccatatttcattaaattcaaaaccaTTTTAAAAACAGGATTTTCAGAAgcctctaaaaatttataaaattttttgtcctcTAGTGCTCCATTAAAAAGTAACTGCACAATACTGTCTAAAGGACATGTATTTAGAGCTAAAAAAGCATCACCTTCATGATAAATTGGTCCACTTTTATTTCCATTTATCAACAAGTACGtttcttgttttttattattgggGTTCGTCGGTACATTTTCTTCATTAGTTTTAGGTTCTTGTTTTTTGATCAGatcattaattaacttaacTTCAGGACAcggtttaaaatatttgccttcctttttaattactctactatttttttcaatggcaatatctaatattttattttcatgaatTTGGCTGATTAATGGAGTACTAGCTCTTAAACTATAATTATGAACATTCAGAATAGACTCATTTAAACTTGGCATGAATTCATCATCACTAAATGCATTGTCACTAATTATATTTTCGTTTAATTCCTTAGATGAACTTAACTTTTCTTTATGAACAGCGccattttcagaattttcatcaaatttgtCTTCAGTgggataattaaaatttttaccgtaGTTAATCCAGTCGAAATTAGTATGTTTCGGGTCGTTTCCTAAGTTTCGCCAGTTTTCGTTACAAAATCTTGAGACTTGACATCATTATCCGCTTTTTCTTTAAGATTGTCATTTGAATCTTCTATACTGACTGTtgatttatcaatattatcatcaacaaatttcgttaatttattttgaaacaaaacAACACCTCCTAAAAGATTTGTCAAGTGAGCTTTAACGAAAACATCTAAGCGAGCCGGAAGAGCGATTTGTTTACGCAGCATTGACTTTAAATCCTTAAAATCTTCTTCAATGTATGATGACGTCgctctcaattttttattaggaaCGCAAACTTTAGTCCACAAAGGAAATTCTTTAGCAGCCTTAAGCAACGGTTCTTTAAATGGTGGAATATAAAAACTGTTTAGTGTCTTGCCAGTACTTATAATATTTTCTGCGCAAGCAGCCAAATCAGAAATCCATGAAGTTATTGTGGCGGAATCATGAATTGGATTTTGTACAGGGTCATtcaaaatggaaattttttcaaggtCAAAGTccattgttttaattttttcctcaatttcatttatgaagttattagtatttttactGCCAATGAGATCTTCTGATTCTACTCGAGCATCAAGAGGAGTTAAAGATTTATTACTATATGAAATAACAGAATCTTCATGTTCTGTACTGCAAAGAATTATCGTCAATACCAGaattctttcaaaattttgcaaCTGTTGGCATTCAATTAACAGAGCAATGcaatacaaataaaatgatttcacacttTTATGAAATACAGATTTCCAACATTTCCAACCACTCACCGAATGGACGAAATGAGCGGTATCTAACCGAATATACGTATTTGGTTTAGTTATATTAAGATTCTTGACATTATTAAAACACAATTCAATATAATCAGACAGAGAACGATTGTTAAATGTTAAAGATACTGCATTCAACAGTGCAAGGGCACCATCACATACAACTTCGTGAGGACTGACTACTCCCAGCCGCAACCATTTCTTCAACCACAATGTTATAACATCTGTATCATGAACTTCAGATAACATCTGATATATTGACAGAGAACTGTTCTAAAAGTTTATCAcgatttcatataaaaaaattgtactagtgcaattatttttgcaaTCCTTAAACTTCTTGACTACTCCACCCGTAGCGTCAATACAAATTGATGACCATTGTCTATGCAAGCGACGATATTCCCGATAACAGTGTAGTTGAGTTGGTGTCGAATAAAATACCCAAAACGGTATAGTACTAACTAAATTAATAGAGTCCCGATAAATCATGGTTTGATCCATACACAGTAATGCTTTTATAAGATCTTGCCTATCTTCTGGCTTAACAGCAAAGTCATCTTctacattttctttttttaattggtgCAGAACATTGGTTTTCAACATCACCAGACATTGAGTGTCCCCACGTTTAAGTAGTTTTTGTGCTTCAGCGTTTAAACTGGCTTTGACACCTTTGTTTCTGATTTCTTTCTTCATGTCTTGTCTTCTTTGACCTCTAAGTGGTCGATAACAATTTTCGTGCTTTTCGAAGCGTGTATCTCTACATTGCATTTTAATCATGACGTCACCATGTTCACCGGGGTCATTTTCAATATAtccgaataaaaaatttctacattttttaCTTCTACAACGACCAACTATTGTAGCAAAATAGAGGTCATGTCGTTGAATTGTtccttttttaaatacaaatgcACATTTCAAACGATACTGTTTCCAGAACTTCAATGCCAGCGTGTCAGTCCAAACTTTGGGTTGAAACCCAGgatagtttttatcattttcacgGATAGGATACGTTTTCTGGATAAAGTTCCATAACGGTCGTGGAAACTGAACATCAAAACTTTCGATGTTCTTCATAGCGAGTGTATTCgaataaatattactgtaaAAATCTGGATCTCTTTTGTTATCATCTTGgtcattattgttatcatcTTGGTCATTATCATCactttcatcatcatcatcgtctaTATATTCAACATTTTTATTGCACACTGGAACAAAATAATCACACTGCTCTCTGGCCTTTGTCAAAATACCTCGTCGATTTTCTTTAACATTCGTTCGTACACATTTATCATTCcacttatttataaattcggGTTCTTTTGCCATCATAGCCCATACATCTGAGGACCACTCAGGTAATTGTTCAGATGCAAAATAACTTATGTATCTGA
The Microplitis mediator isolate UGA2020A chromosome 6, iyMicMedi2.1, whole genome shotgun sequence genome window above contains:
- the LOC130669392 gene encoding uncharacterized protein LOC130669392 isoform X1 translates to MFENISCPSPNCTRYDFQSTRPTLSVNYKTLINKGFGNLQDALTFSGTYERFCTNCQEKTQICEQVLNAYIYIELDIKLSNDDEGMECRLRDFPTFLTIEQNEAMKLCYRLCGAIGFHSFHYIAYCRRLSGEWRFYNDSLKESKAINSYSKILPHGVLYLLNN
- the LOC130669392 gene encoding uncharacterized protein LOC130669392 isoform X2, with the translated sequence MMARKINQFKSHVLLTVKTIGTYERFCTNCQEKTQICEQVLNAYIYIELDIKLSNDDEGMECRLRDFPTFLTIEQNEAMKLCYRLCGAIGFHSFHYIAYCRRLSGEWRFYNDSLKESKAINSYSKILPHGVLYLLNN